In a single window of the Streptosporangiales bacterium genome:
- a CDS encoding adenylosuccinate lyase — protein MRGKTTIPDVLAGRYASAPMTELWSTEHKVVLERRLWLAVLRAQRDLGVEVPDAVLAAYERVVERVDL, from the coding sequence ATGCGCGGTAAGACCACGATCCCGGACGTGCTCGCCGGCAGGTACGCGTCAGCGCCGATGACGGAGCTCTGGTCCACGGAGCACAAGGTGGTGCTCGAACGCCGGCTGTGGCTGGCCGTGCTCAGGGCGCAGCGCGACCTCGGCGTCGAGGTGCCCGACGCCGTCCTGGCGGCGTACGAACGGGTCGTCGAACGCGTCGACCTC